The genomic window AGCGTGACATTTGAGCGGTTAAGTTATCAACCAGCTCCTGTGCTTTTACTTTCGGAAAACCTGCAACATCATATATATATTTATCAGGATATAAAGCAGTCAGCTGTCCGCCAAGATGCGGAAGACTTTCAATCAGCTTTACACTTGCCTGGCGCATACCGCCGTAAAAAGCTGTAAATAAACCAACCGGACCGCCGCCTATCACCGTAATATCATAAACCGAAGTATCTTCTTTCATCATGAGATCCCTCCACAAAACCTGATTTGCATGTAGTGTACCACATCATTCTATACAATAACCTTTCACGAGGTTCTGAAGATGCACTTTTCAGACTTTTGGATGAAGACACAAAGTTTTCAGATTTTATCATAAAACCTTGAAATAAGAAGAAAAAAAGAATATGATGGTCTAAGATAAAGAATCAATAGAAGAAGTATGGTGTTCATTTTCGTGAACAATTTCACAATCTTTTATAAGGGCAAGCGTTGCTGCCTTAAAAGCATCGTAATCTCATATTAAAAAGGTGGAAGTGATCCAATTGAAAAGACCAACAGTGGTTGTTTTAGGAGCAGGATACGGCGGATTATCCGTTATTACTAAACTTCAGAAGCTTGTGAATGCAGACGATGCAGATATTATTCTTGTGAATAAGAATGATTACCATTATGAATCAACATGGCTGCATGAAGCAGCAGCAGGTACAATGTCTCCGGATGCAGTGCGCTATGATATCGGCGGCGTGCTTGATAAAGGTAAAGTAAACTTTGTACAGGCAACTGTTGAAAATATTGATACAAAAGCTCAGAAAGTCATCACAGACCGTTCTGAAATCAGCTATGACTACCTTGTAGTCGGCCTTGGTTTCGAAGGCGAAACGTTCGGAATCCCTGGCTTGAAAGAGCACGCTTTCTCTATAGCTAACGTGAAAGCTGCACGCCAGATCCGTGACCACATTGAATATCAGTTCGCAACTTACAGCCTTGAAGAAGTAAAAGATCCTTCAAGACTGACAATTATCGTAGGTGGCGCAGGCTTCACAGGAATTGAATTTCTTGGAGAACTTGCTGACCGTCTTCCGGAGCTATGTGAAGAATACGATGTAGATCCTAAAGCAGTTCGTATTCTTTGTGTTGAAGCTGCACCAATGGTTCTTCCAGGGTTTGACGAAGAGCTTGTTGAATATGCAGTGAACTACCTGAAGAGTAAAGGGATCGAATTCTCAATCGGAACACCTCTTACAGAAGCAACGCCAGAGGGTGTGAAGATTAAAAAAGGTGAAGATGTATTCGAAGAAATTCCTGCAAAAACAGTTGTATGGGCTGCCGGCGTTCGCGGTAACTCAATCATTGAAAAAGCAGGCTTTGAAAATATGCGTGCCCGCATCAAGGTTGATCCGGACCTTCGCGCACCTGGACACAACAACGTATTCATCGTTGGAGACTGCGCACTAATGATCAATGCACAGACAGAACGTCCATACCCGCCAACAGCACAGATCGCAATGCAGCAAGGTGCACACACTGCACACAACCTGGTTGCACTGTTCAAGGGTGAAGAGCTTGAGCCATTCACGCCTGATCTGAAAGGTACAGTATGCTCACTAGGTGAAAATGAAGCAATCGGCGAAGTATTCGGCCGTAAAATTACAGGTAAAAAAGCTGCTATGATGAAAAAAGTCATCGACAACCGTGCATTATACATTCTCGGTGGTCCTGGCCTTGTATTCAAAAAGGGTAAGCTGAACATGTTTTAATAAAAAGAGCAGCTGCGGCTGCTCTTTTTCTACATATAAG from Jeotgalibacillus haloalkalitolerans includes these protein-coding regions:
- a CDS encoding NAD(P)/FAD-dependent oxidoreductase; this translates as MKRPTVVVLGAGYGGLSVITKLQKLVNADDADIILVNKNDYHYESTWLHEAAAGTMSPDAVRYDIGGVLDKGKVNFVQATVENIDTKAQKVITDRSEISYDYLVVGLGFEGETFGIPGLKEHAFSIANVKAARQIRDHIEYQFATYSLEEVKDPSRLTIIVGGAGFTGIEFLGELADRLPELCEEYDVDPKAVRILCVEAAPMVLPGFDEELVEYAVNYLKSKGIEFSIGTPLTEATPEGVKIKKGEDVFEEIPAKTVVWAAGVRGNSIIEKAGFENMRARIKVDPDLRAPGHNNVFIVGDCALMINAQTERPYPPTAQIAMQQGAHTAHNLVALFKGEELEPFTPDLKGTVCSLGENEAIGEVFGRKITGKKAAMMKKVIDNRALYILGGPGLVFKKGKLNMF